From Candidatus Pedobacter colombiensis, one genomic window encodes:
- a CDS encoding amino acid permease yields the protein MNFRKSIDLLTKEAAESGEGTLKRTLGPVNLVALGIGAIIGAGLFSITGSAAANNAGPAITISFIIAALGCGFAGLCYAEFASMIPVAGSAYTYSYATMGEFVAWVIGWDLVLEYALGAATVSISWSRYLVKFLGYYDLHLPPQVTMSPFEHVTLLDGTIVHGMFNLPAVFIIVLMSFVLIRGTSESAFVNGLIVSIKVIIVFIFIFLGWKYINAENYSPYFIPADKPGHESVFMHGWGGVIRAAGIVFFAYIGFDAVSTAAQEAKNPKRDMPIGILVSLFICTILYILFAHVMTGVANYDLFKGQDGIAPVAVAIDNMGVKNAAGIVTPAYPWLNKLIILAILGGYASVILVMLLGQSRVFFSMSKDGLLPKVFSKVHPKYSTPAKSNLLFMVFVSLFAAFVPATVVGEMTSIGTLLAFILVCIGVVILRKRMPDLPRAFKVPLVPLIPILGIAVCLGMMVFLPLDTWVRLLVWMIIGLDVYLFYGMKNSLLSDNKQTTLMKSTKTISYIGLALGVFLVLVAIIHHHITDGADSGLYYFSLIFAAAHTILYVIKAATASKVTAK from the coding sequence ATGAATTTTAGAAAGTCGATCGACTTACTCACCAAGGAAGCAGCAGAGAGCGGTGAGGGAACACTAAAAAGAACACTTGGGCCGGTAAACCTGGTTGCTTTAGGTATTGGAGCAATTATAGGGGCTGGCCTTTTTTCCATTACCGGTTCGGCAGCCGCCAACAATGCCGGTCCTGCTATTACCATTTCCTTTATCATTGCAGCATTAGGATGCGGTTTTGCAGGATTATGCTATGCAGAGTTTGCCTCCATGATACCTGTTGCCGGTAGTGCCTACACTTATTCGTATGCCACCATGGGCGAATTTGTAGCTTGGGTTATCGGTTGGGATCTTGTTTTAGAATATGCTTTAGGAGCTGCAACAGTTTCTATTAGCTGGAGCAGGTACTTAGTCAAATTTCTAGGATATTACGACCTTCACCTCCCGCCACAGGTAACCATGTCACCTTTTGAACATGTTACGCTATTAGATGGTACTATTGTTCATGGTATGTTTAATTTACCTGCTGTATTTATCATTGTTTTAATGTCCTTTGTATTGATTAGAGGAACAAGCGAATCTGCTTTTGTAAATGGGCTTATTGTATCCATTAAAGTGATTATCGTTTTCATCTTTATCTTCCTTGGATGGAAATACATCAATGCCGAAAATTATTCGCCATACTTTATCCCTGCTGATAAACCGGGCCACGAAAGTGTATTTATGCACGGATGGGGTGGTGTAATCAGGGCTGCCGGAATTGTATTCTTTGCCTACATAGGCTTTGATGCCGTATCAACTGCTGCACAGGAAGCAAAAAATCCGAAAAGAGATATGCCAATTGGTATCCTGGTTTCTTTATTTATCTGTACCATCTTATATATTCTTTTTGCTCATGTTATGACAGGTGTTGCCAATTACGATCTGTTTAAAGGTCAGGATGGTATTGCTCCTGTGGCTGTTGCAATTGACAATATGGGCGTTAAAAATGCAGCCGGAATTGTTACCCCAGCTTATCCATGGTTAAATAAATTAATCATTCTTGCCATCCTGGGTGGTTATGCTTCAGTAATTCTGGTGATGCTATTGGGACAATCAAGGGTATTCTTCTCCATGAGTAAAGATGGCTTATTACCTAAGGTTTTCTCAAAAGTGCACCCTAAATACAGTACCCCGGCAAAAAGTAATCTATTGTTCATGGTATTTGTAAGTTTATTTGCAGCCTTCGTACCAGCTACTGTCGTTGGTGAAATGACTAGTATTGGTACCTTGCTTGCCTTTATCCTGGTATGTATAGGTGTAGTTATTTTAAGAAAAAGGATGCCGGATTTACCGAGAGCTTTTAAAGTGCCATTGGTTCCGTTAATTCCAATTTTAGGCATAGCTGTTTGCTTAGGAATGATGGTGTTTTTACCTTTAGATACCTGGGTACGTTTATTGGTTTGGATGATCATTGGTTTAGATGTTTACCTGTTCTATGGTATGAAAAACAGTTTACTATCGGACAACAAACAAACTACCTTGATGAAAAGCACTAAAACCATTTCTTATATTGGTTTGGCTTTAGGTGTATTTTTAGTTCTGGTTGCCATTATTCACCATCACATTACAGATGGCGCTGACAGCGGATTATACTATTTCTCATTGATTTTTGCCGCTGCACATACTATTCTTTATGTAATTAAAGCGGCTACTGCCAGTAAGGTAACTGCTAAATAG
- a CDS encoding sodium-translocating pyrophosphatase: MEFLQNNLIYMIPVMGLVGILVMAIKSAWVNKQDAGEAKMQELARYIADGAMAFLKAEWRVLSVFVVFTAALLAYSGTVHEVNGVVLHSSWIIAVAFIIGAVFSATAGYIGMKAATKANVRTTQAARTSLKQALRVSFTGGTVMGLGVAGLAILGLGGLFIVFLQIFNVVEANSTEMRTAIEVLTGFSLGAESIALFARVGGGIYTKAADVGADLVGKVEAGIPEDDVRNPATIADNVGDNVGDVAGMGADLFGSYVATILATMVLGQEIVVEKINGIATDNLNGFSPVLLPMVICGLGIIFSIIGTWFVRIKGENSNVQTALNLGNWGSILITAIVSYFVVMAMLPAHLHLRGVSFTSLDVYCAIIVGLVVGTLMSIITEYYTAMGKGPVNSIIQQSGTGHATNIIGGLSVGMKSTVAPILVLAGGIIFSYAFAGLYGVAIAAAGMMATTAMQLAIDAFGPIADNAGGIAEMSQLPPEVRERTDNLDAVGNTTAATGKGFAIASAALTSLALFAAFVGVAGISAIDIYKAPVLAGLFVGAMIPFIFSALCIAAVGKAAMDMVQEVRRQFREIPGIMEYKAKPEYEKCVAISTKASIREMMLPGAIALLVPIIVGFGFKGVFPSVSSAEILGGLLAGVTVSGVLMGIFQSNAGGAWDNAKKSFEKGVEINGEMHYKKSEPHKASVTGDTVGDPFKDTSGPSMNILIKLMSIVSLVIAPYIAVSSSVDSSTKVKEYTKKIEIVTDANDSSKIISTTETIKSVKDTVIVKP, translated from the coding sequence ATGGAGTTTTTACAAAACAATTTAATTTACATGATCCCTGTAATGGGCTTAGTTGGTATTCTGGTAATGGCAATTAAGAGTGCGTGGGTAAACAAACAGGATGCAGGCGAGGCGAAAATGCAGGAGCTTGCCCGTTATATCGCCGATGGGGCCATGGCTTTTTTGAAAGCCGAATGGAGGGTGTTGAGTGTTTTTGTGGTATTTACAGCCGCACTCCTGGCTTATTCGGGCACCGTACACGAGGTGAACGGTGTTGTCTTACATTCTAGCTGGATCATCGCTGTCGCCTTTATCATTGGCGCTGTATTTTCTGCCACAGCAGGATACATCGGGATGAAAGCAGCAACAAAAGCGAATGTTCGCACTACACAGGCAGCAAGAACCAGTTTAAAACAAGCTTTAAGGGTTTCTTTTACCGGTGGTACTGTAATGGGGCTTGGTGTTGCCGGATTGGCAATTTTGGGTTTAGGAGGTTTATTCATTGTTTTTCTACAAATATTTAATGTTGTTGAAGCCAACAGCACAGAAATGAGAACTGCAATAGAAGTCCTGACCGGCTTTTCACTGGGTGCTGAGTCCATCGCTTTATTTGCTCGTGTTGGCGGTGGTATTTATACCAAAGCTGCCGACGTTGGTGCCGATTTAGTGGGTAAAGTTGAAGCAGGCATTCCTGAAGACGATGTGCGTAACCCTGCTACCATTGCCGATAACGTGGGTGATAACGTGGGCGATGTAGCTGGTATGGGTGCCGATTTGTTCGGTTCCTATGTAGCTACCATTTTGGCTACCATGGTATTGGGCCAGGAAATTGTAGTCGAAAAAATAAATGGAATAGCTACAGATAACCTGAATGGCTTCTCACCGGTGTTGTTGCCCATGGTAATTTGTGGCTTAGGCATTATCTTTTCTATTATAGGCACCTGGTTTGTACGTATTAAGGGTGAAAATTCAAACGTACAAACCGCACTAAATTTAGGAAACTGGGGATCCATATTGATTACCGCTATTGTTTCCTACTTTGTAGTGATGGCTATGCTGCCTGCACATTTACATTTGCGTGGTGTTAGTTTTACGAGCCTGGATGTATATTGTGCCATTATAGTAGGTTTAGTAGTCGGTACGCTAATGAGTATCATTACCGAATATTATACCGCCATGGGTAAGGGTCCTGTAAACTCCATTATCCAACAATCAGGTACAGGTCATGCCACCAATATCATTGGCGGTTTATCCGTGGGTATGAAATCCACTGTTGCCCCTATCCTGGTTTTAGCTGGTGGTATCATTTTCTCTTATGCTTTTGCAGGTTTATATGGTGTTGCAATTGCCGCTGCAGGTATGATGGCTACTACCGCCATGCAATTGGCTATTGATGCTTTCGGCCCAATTGCCGACAATGCCGGTGGTATTGCCGAAATGAGCCAGCTACCTCCCGAAGTGCGCGAACGTACAGATAACCTGGATGCAGTTGGTAACACAACTGCTGCTACAGGAAAGGGCTTTGCTATTGCTTCTGCAGCCTTAACCTCACTAGCCCTGTTCGCAGCCTTTGTGGGTGTGGCCGGTATCTCTGCAATTGATATTTACAAAGCACCAGTACTAGCAGGCTTATTTGTAGGCGCTATGATTCCTTTTATCTTCTCTGCATTATGTATTGCAGCTGTTGGAAAAGCTGCGATGGACATGGTACAGGAAGTTCGCCGTCAGTTCCGCGAAATCCCGGGAATCATGGAATATAAAGCAAAACCGGAATATGAAAAATGTGTGGCCATATCTACCAAGGCCTCTATTCGTGAAATGATGCTACCTGGTGCAATTGCATTACTGGTGCCAATTATTGTTGGTTTCGGCTTTAAAGGAGTTTTCCCTTCGGTAAGCTCAGCCGAAATATTGGGTGGTTTATTGGCTGGCGTTACTGTTTCCGGTGTACTCATGGGGATTTTCCAGTCTAATGCCGGCGGTGCGTGGGACAATGCCAAGAAATCATTTGAAAAGGGTGTAGAGATCAACGGGGAAATGCATTATAAAAAATCGGAGCCGCATAAAGCATCTGTTACAGGTGATACCGTTGGTGATCCTTTTAAAGATACTTCAGGGCCTTCAATGAATATCCTGATCAAGTTAATGTCTATCGTTTCATTGGTTATCGCACCTTACATTGCAGTTAGCAGTTCGGTTGATAGCAGTACAAAGGTTAAGGAATACACAAAGAAGATTGAAATTGTTACTGATGCAAATGACTCATCAAAAATTATTTCCACAACTGAAACGATTAAAAGTGTTAAAGACACTGTAATTGTGAAGCCATAG
- a CDS encoding MarC family protein: protein MEFNFRQILSTSMVLFAIIDILGAIPIVIELRKKAGHIQSEKATIVATILMVLFLFAGETLLKVIGLDVESFAIAGSMVIFFIAMEMILGLTIFKEGDAPETVSIVPLAFPLIAGAGTMTTLLSLKTEYATQNIIVGILVNMLFVYFVLKNTERLEKLFGKSGLNVLRKAFGIILLAIAIKLFRNNTGL from the coding sequence ATGGAATTCAATTTTCGTCAAATCCTTTCCACCTCAATGGTCTTATTTGCTATCATTGATATTTTGGGTGCTATTCCCATCGTAATAGAGCTTAGAAAAAAGGCAGGTCATATCCAATCAGAGAAAGCAACCATAGTAGCAACCATTTTAATGGTTCTCTTTTTATTTGCAGGAGAAACCTTACTAAAGGTAATTGGTCTGGATGTAGAATCGTTCGCCATTGCGGGCTCCATGGTGATCTTTTTTATTGCAATGGAAATGATATTAGGCTTAACCATATTTAAGGAAGGTGATGCCCCGGAAACTGTATCTATTGTTCCGTTGGCATTTCCATTGATTGCGGGTGCAGGAACCATGACTACCCTCCTGTCTTTAAAAACAGAATATGCTACTCAAAACATTATTGTCGGCATTCTGGTTAATATGTTGTTTGTTTATTTTGTTTTAAAGAATACAGAACGCTTAGAAAAGCTATTTGGAAAATCAGGCTTAAATGTTTTAAGAAAGGCCTTCGGAATTATCCTGTTAGCCATTGCCATTAAGTTGTTTAGAAACAATACAGGGCTATAA